The Acinetobacter lwoffii genome contains the following window.
ACGAGAATATGAACCAAAAATTGCCCCGACGAATCGAGCGAAAGCGAGATTCAATAGAGTTTGAGCGAAGCGAAAACCAAGGGCAATTTTTCATGAAATATGCTTTTAATTATTTTTAAGCTTTTAAATGCTTTTAGATAGCCTGTAAACCTGAATTTATAAGGCTTTGAGAGATTATAAAACGAGGTTTACCTTGCATTAAAACGAGGTTTACCTTGCATTAAAACGAGGTTTACCTTGCATTAAAACGAGGTTTACCTTGCATTAAGCGAGTTGATAATATAACCTCGTCTTATTGACTTAAAAATATAAATTTTTCATATGAAAACCGAACTAATTGTCAAAGATAACGCTTTAATTAATGCTAGTTATAACCTTGATCTAGTAGAACAACGATTAATTCTTTTAGCTATCGTTGAAGCCAGGGAATCAGGTAAAGGGATAAATGCTAATGATCCATTAACAGTTCATGCTGAAAGTTATATCAATCAATTTGGTGTACATCGAAATACTGCTTATCAAGCCTTAAAAGATGCTTGCGATGACCTATTTGCAAGACAATTCAGTTATCAAAGTCTTAGTGAAAAAGGTAATGTCATTAATCACAAGTCAAGATGGGTAAGCGAGGTTGCTTATATTGATAATGAGGCTGTCGTTAGACTTATTTTTGCTCCAGCTATTGTGCCTTTAATAACTCGATTAGAAGAACAATTTACAAAGTATGAGATACAGCAAATAAGCAATTTAACGAGTGCTTATGCTGTTCGCTTATATGAAATATTGATTGCGTGGCGTAGTACCGGAAAAACGCCTCTTATAACTATCTACGATTTCAGACAAAAAATAGGTGTACTCGAGACTGAATACAAAAGGATGTACGATTTTAAGAAATATGTTTTAGACATTGCATTAAAGCAAGTAAATGAACATACCGATATTAATGTCAAAGTTGAACAACATAAAACCGGCAGATCCATTACGGGCTTTTCATTTAGCTTCAAACAGAAAAAGTCAGCAACAAATACAGCCAATGACATTAGTCAGGACAAAGAGCTAAAAATCAATTTGACTGATGCACAACGATATTTATTTGCTAGTAAATTATCAGAACTTCCTGAGATGGCTAAACTTTCACAAGGTAATGAAAGCTATGAACAGTTTGCTGCTCGGATTGTAACCATGCTGCAAGAGCCAAATAAATTAAAAGAATTTATGCCATTACTTCGAAAAGTCGGCTTTCAATGAATGATGTCAATTGACATAGTAAAGTTAACAATCAACTATTAACACTATTTGAAAACTGGTTTACATAATGAAAAAACTGTCAGTTTCAGAACTAGCGAAATTATATGGATATTCAAGACAAGCTGTATATGCCCATATAAAGAAAGGAAATTTATCAAAAGGATCGGATGGATTAATTGACTTTTCAGAAGCCTTGAGAGTTTTTGGGGAACCACAAAAAAGCAATTCTAGTGTCAACCAAAGTCAATCAACTAGTAGGCATAACTTAACAGAAGTTGACTTGCTAAAACGTCAAGTTGACATGCTGGAAAAACAATTAAATCAGGCAATACAGAGAGAAAATCAATCATTAGAACGTGAATCGTTTTATCAAGAACAGATTGAGGCCATGCAGCGCTTACTGGAAGCTCCAAAAGCCAATATGACTACGTTTACCGATCATGGATCTGAACAGGATATAGCAACAGATTCTCGGCCACAGACTGAATCGAACTATGACGGATTGACTACTCCAGAGAACAAACGCATCCCTGTTCCAGAACATATTGAGCCTACACCTAAAAAGAGGGGCTTCCTGAGTCGTTTTTTCCTTCCTTACGGTTAACCAGGACTCCACTTTTTTGATGAGCCAATTTCAGTGCAAGCACATGAAATAATGACTCCTCAAAAAACCGGATGAGGTTTATTAAAACTGAACAAAACCGTGGAACATTGCTTAAATAGTAAGCGTGGAACATGAAAAATCATTAAAAAAGCCCAACTGAGTGCAGTTGGGCTTTTTTGTATACGATAAGACTATGATTTATATAGAATAAAAAAGAGCATTTCGTATAAGGTGTATTATGTTAATTTTAGAGATTCTACATAAATGTAGAGTCTCCTTCACTTAGATTCTGGCATGTGTTCCATACTTATCAATCATGATAGAGCTAGCTTCATTTAAGCCACGCACAGTGACATTCACACCATTCTTTTGAAATTTATTTACAACAGAATCAAGCATGGCGACTGATGTTACGTCCCAAATGTGAGAATGGGTCAAATCAATAATCACATCCTTTACATCCTCTTTAAAGTCAAAACCTTGCATGAATTTTTCAGAAGAACTAAAGAAGATCTGACCTCTCAAATCATACAAACGGGCCGTTCCCTCAAAAGAAGCTGTCACCTGGATATCATTTTCAAGTTTATTCGCCAAGAACAAGGCTGAAAGCAATACGCCCGTTAATACACCTAGAGCCAAGTTATGCGTAGCAACAACTACAATCACTGTCGCAATCATGACGATATTACTACTCTTAGGATTATCTTTTAACTGAGTGACAGAACTCCATTCAAAAGTACTAATAGAGACCATGATCATCACCGCTACCAATGCAGCCATTGGAATCACTTTGAGCCAGTCACTAATAAATACAACCAGAATAAGAAGAAAAATACCCGCAGAGAATGTTGATAAGCGTGTAAGGCCGCCTGATTTTACGTTAATCATAGATTGACCAATCATGGCACAACCGGCCATGCCACCCATAAAGCCAGAAGCAATATTCGCAATCCCTTGTCCCTTACATTCCTGATATTTATCACTTGGCGTATCTGTCATTTCATCCACGATGGTTGCTGTCATCATCGATTCAAGTAAACCTACAGCCGCCAGTGCTACCGAGTAAGGCAAAATAATCATCAATGTTTCAATATTCAAAGGAATATTTGGAATCAAAAACATTGGAAGTGTGTCAGGTAAAGACCCCATATCACCCACAGTCCGTACATCAATTCCTAAAGCGATTGCCAGTAATGTGATCGCAATGATGCAGACAAGTGGAGAGGGGAGTAATTTTCCTAATTTGGGAACCAAAGGAAAGAGATAAATAATCGCCAGACCTAAAGCAACCAGAGCATATACATGCCAGGTCACATTAATCAGTTCTGGTAACTGAGCCATGAAAATTAAGATCGCTAACGCATTTACGAATCCAATAACTACAGATTTAGATACGAACCGCATTAACTTGGCGAGCTTTAAATAGCCTGCCAATATCTGAATTATGCCTGTCAGAATTGTTGCTGCCAGCAGATATTCAAGCCCATGCTCTTTGACCAATGTGACCATAAGCAGTGCCATAGCCCCTGTAGCAGCTGAAATCATTGCTGGACGACCACCTACGAAAGAAATCACGACAGCAATACAGAAGGATGCGTATAGACCGACTTTAGGATCTACACCTGCAATAATTGAAAATGCGATGGCTTCAGGGATGAGTGCAAGACCGACGACTAATCCGGCAAGTACATCCCCACGGATGTTAGAGAACCACTGTTCTCGGACATTAGATAACATAAACATAGCCTGTTTTTTAATTTTTCAGATAGGCCAGTGATGTGATATATACAACACACAAGCGACTACACCACATCACTAGACAGTGATGAGTTATTTACAGATTTAAGAGGGTAAATAAACTTAAGGTGGCGTAAGCGTCATAAGATGGAGGAACTTTTTAGAGTAAAAAATCAGGACAAGGGTAACAGCTAGGTACTTTTTTATAAAGCCTGGATGTTATACCAAGCTTTGTTTAATCGGTATTTTATGAAGCTTTTAGCTCCCCAAGTAATTGACCTATTTCCAAACGTGTATAGCCACGTTCTTTAAAGATCAAAACAATAGCCTGTTTATAATCTTCAGAAGTGGCCGTTTTATATTTATTAATTAATTGCAGCTCAGCATTAAGCTGAAGGTCATTT
Protein-coding sequences here:
- the repM gene encoding replication initiation protein RepM — translated: MKTELIVKDNALINASYNLDLVEQRLILLAIVEARESGKGINANDPLTVHAESYINQFGVHRNTAYQALKDACDDLFARQFSYQSLSEKGNVINHKSRWVSEVAYIDNEAVVRLIFAPAIVPLITRLEEQFTKYEIQQISNLTSAYAVRLYEILIAWRSTGKTPLITIYDFRQKIGVLETEYKRMYDFKKYVLDIALKQVNEHTDINVKVEQHKTGRSITGFSFSFKQKKSATNTANDISQDKELKINLTDAQRYLFASKLSELPEMAKLSQGNESYEQFAARIVTMLQEPNKLKEFMPLLRKVGFQ
- a CDS encoding plasmid replication DNA-binding protein is translated as MKKLSVSELAKLYGYSRQAVYAHIKKGNLSKGSDGLIDFSEALRVFGEPQKSNSSVNQSQSTSRHNLTEVDLLKRQVDMLEKQLNQAIQRENQSLERESFYQEQIEAMQRLLEAPKANMTTFTDHGSEQDIATDSRPQTESNYDGLTTPENKRIPVPEHIEPTPKKRGFLSRFFLPYG
- a CDS encoding SulP family inorganic anion transporter translates to MLSNVREQWFSNIRGDVLAGLVVGLALIPEAIAFSIIAGVDPKVGLYASFCIAVVISFVGGRPAMISAATGAMALLMVTLVKEHGLEYLLAATILTGIIQILAGYLKLAKLMRFVSKSVVIGFVNALAILIFMAQLPELINVTWHVYALVALGLAIIYLFPLVPKLGKLLPSPLVCIIAITLLAIALGIDVRTVGDMGSLPDTLPMFLIPNIPLNIETLMIILPYSVALAAVGLLESMMTATIVDEMTDTPSDKYQECKGQGIANIASGFMGGMAGCAMIGQSMINVKSGGLTRLSTFSAGIFLLILVVFISDWLKVIPMAALVAVMIMVSISTFEWSSVTQLKDNPKSSNIVMIATVIVVVATHNLALGVLTGVLLSALFLANKLENDIQVTASFEGTARLYDLRGQIFFSSSEKFMQGFDFKEDVKDVIIDLTHSHIWDVTSVAMLDSVVNKFQKNGVNVTVRGLNEASSIMIDKYGTHARI